A window of Oryza glaberrima chromosome 2, OglaRS2, whole genome shotgun sequence genomic DNA:
TCACATcaaaattaattagttaatgtGTACCACTCAGAAATGTCCAAAAATAGCGGCAATGTCCCGCTAGACGCGGGCCATTTTTGTATCATGTGCTAGCTCTACACATACGCATGCGTCACGCCTTGCTCGGAGAAGAAGGTACGAACCACCGCATGCTACAtggtaggagagagagagagcgcgcacCACCGTAGCAATGGCTTGCGCCCTTACCGTCGTCGTGGTGCTGATCCTGCCCCTCGCCACCATCACGGTGGTGCCTCATTCTGCGTATGCCTTAAGTTCCCCGCACAGAGCTACTGCAGAGGTGCCTACAGCTGGCCCCACCGTCGAGGCCGCCAACGGTGAGGAGAAAGGCGTGATCCTTGGCGATGCGCCTGAACCTTGGGAGGCAATTGCCCCCGAGGAGGCGTCTGGCCCTGCCACCGATGAGGAGGAGTACAACGCAAATGAAGCATGGGAGCTTAGAGCCCCCACAGGGGCGCCTGGTGCCGCGACCACCAACGGTGAGGAAGGCATGACCCTCGGCGACAAAACTGAACCTTCGGAGGCGTCTGGCCCCACCACAGATGAGGAGGAGTACAACGCAAATGAAGCATGGGAGCTTAGAGCCCCCACAGGGGCACCTGGTGTCGTGGCCGCCAATGGTGAGGAGCAAGGGGCGATCCCCGGCGACACGACCGAGCCATTGGAGGCTTCTGGCCCTACCACCGATGAGGAGGAGTACAATGCAAATGAAGCATGGGAGCTTAGAGCCCCTGCAGGGGCGCCTGGTGTCATGGCTGCCAATGGTGAGGAGGAAGGCGCCATCCTCGGCGACGCGACCGAACCTTGGAAGGCAAGGGCCCCCGAAGAGGCGTCTGGCCCTGCTGCTAACGAGGAGGAGTACAACGCAAACGAAGCATGGGAGCTTAGAGCCCCTGCAGGGGCACCTGGCACCACCGTCGCTGATGTCGATGGACCCTCCGATGCAAGCATGAGCGCCAACGCCAAGGATACCTGACCCTTTTGCTAAATTTCATgtataggctgtgttctttgaaAATGGCGAAAAATACACCCTGATACCCTGAAATTTTAATTACGATGGCTATCAATTGGTTAACACTAGTTAAACATGTATTGTAATTACAGGAGGATTGTGATGGTTATTTCTTTCAGatgtgctccctccgtttcacaatgtaagttattctagcatttcccacatttatattgatggtaatgaatctagacatatatatctatctagatttattaacatcaatataaatgtgggaaattgttaacgaccaaatttagtAATATCAGCATCGAAAAAAGGGATTAGATcgaggtggagtcgaaggcggagattgatccgagaacagagcaagaatcggctgaagtccagatcggctacgattaggatcggctgggtctgagtcggactaggtaagccggtgcagccgattccgacagtataatttggtgtatgacatcgggttgaattgaggtgcttcaagatgattgccgcacatggatagagtcctgagaaggcaattgtatctattaattaggatgttttatgtaacttagagatatgtttgggtaaaagtctgccgtaaagacttatggtagagtttgttagagatagtggtcgtgtccggtatggacatatcttgtaattctcgggtataaataaaccccgagccctatgtaatttttaacacacacgttcaaatacaatttcggcgcatcgccacctttttgctttagttttgtttcgacgagttcttgctttcgggttgagctgcatcggtttcaatcttcaacaagaggtaaaacttgttatgatgacttgtgttctcgagattagtgcttccatctttatgacactctaatcttatctatataattcgtcgagttatcatatatcttacataatctttggcaatatcgtcatctaacctacaatcggctaacatctctaatagaaggcagccgattaggtcaAATAGCGACGTTgttctagattatataagatatctaccactttatgaaacatccagcggcttgattgtcttgatattgttcttcttttcatacttaatgctgcatcagttgagtttgatctattaagtcgtgcttagaatatcgatctctagcctgtcctctggttgccgattagggtagtatcggagtttcagccgatcttatctaatttaaccatattcgatctatatgcttcagtgacatgttaaatccgccctttatgtcaagatcttattgcatttaagtatattaagcttttatttggtatattatacttgttttgatatctttatataGAGTAGtgtcggagtattagccgatacatgctagatctatctgatcggctatgctataaacatatataatcctgttattaatatatatttcgatctaagtgatttatactgtctcggcatggtgatctatcccaatcacttgatttaagtatatattaatataagaactatatatcgttaatatctacagccgattgaatagatttagttccttactgtctatttataaccgccgatcgattcatatatgacatcagctcaaagataaatgatatgtcatcggcacctagccgatcggctatcatttatagatttaaccacgaattctttgtctctatttcttgttgattacaggatcaaatcaactggcacactcatacattcgaaggcgagctttggacatgcactggagttaagcagatctcccaggccacgtgttttctgtcaacacgcttttggcatccccggtgggaccgattagaagtcagcAAGCAATTCTTCCTCATGGCAGAGAAGCCACTGCTGTCGCCATCCTTGTCTAGCCCAAGCACTGTTAAAGAAAAGATCCAGAAGTTGGGGTTGACTGACGTCAATGAAGGAAACGTCGTGCCCATCGATCCAGAGAAATTCACACCTGAGCAGAAGAAGGATTTTGAAGCAATGTTGCAGCAAGCCCGGGATCAAtacttgaactcattcatgcaaaCCCGCAAGGGAACATTGGTTcagaagtataaagtaaaggtAGTTGCCGATGATCCTGGGAACAGTTCTTCCAAAGGTGAAGACGGGAAACAGGCTCCAGATGGCTCGGCTCAACTGAGTGACAAAGGTGCTACCGACGGTTCTCTAGGAAGTCAAGGTGAAAACTCTCAAGGGATCCATGGAGTTCAAGGCGATGGAgtgcatggagttcaaggtgatggtgctcagggGTTCCAAGGGGGAAATCTTA
This region includes:
- the LOC127761926 gene encoding uncharacterized protein LOC127761926; the protein is MACALTVVVVLILPLATITVVPHSAYALSSPHRATAEVPTAGPTVEAANGEEKGVILGDAPEPWEAIAPEEASGPATDEEEYNANEAWELRAPTGAPGAATTNGEEGMTLGDKTEPSEASGPTTDEEEYNANEAWELRAPTGAPGVVAANGEEQGAIPGDTTEPLEASGPTTDEEEYNANEAWELRAPAGAPGVMAANGEEEGAILGDATEPWKARAPEEASGPAANEEEYNANEAWELRAPAGAPGTTVADVDGPSDASMSANAKDT